In Vicinamibacteria bacterium, the genomic stretch GGTGCAGACCAGCCTCGATGACGAGGGCCTCTTTCTTTCGAGGCGATTCTCGGGAGCGGATGCGAGCGACCACGCGCCCTTCGTACGCGCCGGCATTCCCTCTGTCTTCTTCTTCACCGGCCTCCACGGCGATTACCACAAGCCGACGGACGACCCCCAGTTCATCAGCTATGAAGGGATGGAGCGCGTTCTCGAGGTGAGCTATCAGCTCGTGGATTACCTTCTGAACGCGCCGAGTCGGCCGGCGCGTCCGATGCCCACCGCGCCGGGCGATGATGGTCCAACCCCCTATTTCGGCGTCGGGGTAGACACCAACTTCGCCGGCGATGGGGTTCGCTTCGCCTATGTCGCCAGCGGCGGCCCGGCCTCGGAGGCAGGGCTCCTGCCAGGCGACGTGCTGGTCGAGATCGAGGGACGCCCGGTGAAATCGAGCGAAAGGGCGTCAGTCATCCTCCAGCAGTTCCGGCCGGGAGACCGGGTGAGCGCCAAGATTCGCCGCGACGAGCAGGTACTCGAGGTCGTGGTCAAGGTCGCGAAGTGGCCCTGACTTAGGAGGCGCTCTTTCGTGCCGTCCGGAATAGCCCGTTCTGCTCCAGGTAGCGCCGGAGGTGCTTCACGTGTGACCACATCGCCGGCTTGAGCTTCGCGTTGTATAGAAGAGCGGCGGGGTGGTAGAGAACCATGAACTGGATGCCGGGGTAATCGTACAGCGTAAAGAATTTTCCCGCTTCGTCCCCCATCTGGAACGTCGACTTGGACTTGTCGATGTGCTTGAGGGCGGTGGCCCCGAGCAGCAAGATCACTTTGGGCTGGACGAGCTCGATCTGGCGCTTCAAATAGGGAATGCACTCCGCCGCCTCTTCCTGCTTCGGACTGCGGTTCTCGGGCGGGCGGCATTTCACGACGTTGGCGATCAGCATGTCGCGATTCGTGTCGATCCCGACGGCGCTCATGATCTTGTCGAAGAGCTGACCCGCGCGGCCTACGAACGCGAGACCCTGGCGGTCCTCCTGCTCGCCCGGTCCCTCGCCGATGGTCATGATGTATGCCCTCGGGTTCCCGCGGTCGACGACGATCGTCGACCGCCCG encodes the following:
- a CDS encoding M28 family peptidase, which gives rise to GADDNASGVAGVIELARLFSKIEDRPRGIVFAAFAGEEIGLRGSSHYTSHPVLSLSSTVAMVNLDMIGRLRHGRLFLAGLDLVPELSDLVQTSLDDEGLFLSRRFSGADASDHAPFVRAGIPSVFFFTGLHGDYHKPTDDPQFISYEGMERVLEVSYQLVDYLLNAPSRPARPMPTAPGDDGPTPYFGVGVDTNFAGDGVRFAYVASGGPASEAGLLPGDVLVEIEGRPVKSSERASVILQQFRPGDRVSAKIRRDEQVLEVVVKVAKWP
- a CDS encoding uracil-DNA glycosylase, which encodes MQFDLFDPGSNTILGATSYEELKKRLETSECSKCALHRGRSTIVVDRGNPRAYIMTIGEGPGEQEDRQGLAFVGRAGQLFDKIMSAVGIDTNRDMLIANVVKCRPPENRSPKQEEAAECIPYLKRQIELVQPKVILLLGATALKHIDKSKSTFQMGDEAGKFFTLYDYPGIQFMVLYHPAALLYNAKLKPAMWSHVKHLRRYLEQNGLFRTARKSAS